The nucleotide sequence gcggcggcggacgcggccgTACCCAACTGTGAGATGCTGGCGAGCGGCTCGGGCGGAGCATCTCCTCGCGCGGCATGGTGTCGCGCAGGACGGCTCCTCGAGCGGCGGTGACTTGGACTCCGACGATGTGGGGAACAGCCGGATCCCGAGAGTAGGGAGGCAGGGGAGGTCGATGGGGAGGCGGGAGCCTGCCGCCAGAGTCGCCCGCAGCATGGCCGTACACGGACGAATCGATCTACCCTGGCCAGCAGCAGGTCGACGCCGCGGCTCCCGATTCATTCGATCCGCTTGCTTCTGCGTCCGTTTTCTGCCTGCAACAATCGATCTGCCACCACGTGACGCTGCAGGGAGGCGGTGCACGGCACTGCCGGAGGAGGGCACGAGCTGCCGTGCCCGGCTTCGACCAGCGGGTCTTGGTGGGCGGCCATGGCGTGGGCGAGTGGTGGCGTCGAGGCTCACCGCGCGCAGAggaggggcggagctcgtcggggTGCAGACGGAGGGGCAGCATCGCCGGAGAAGAGCTGGACCGACGGAGTAGGTGTTGTGCGTGCACACGAAGtactcgacgaaatgccagagccTAGTCACCTCTCTACTGTTTATTCTTTGCCAAGTCAGCCTAACATGTGGGCCAAGCATGTCAGTTTTTCACTTAGTCGCGGCTCACAGCACGTTTAGTGCTTTTTGTTACTCACTTGCCAAGGAAGTGGTGGTTTTTTGAAATTTTCGACAAAAGTGATGGTTTTGCAGTATTCATGCCACAAATGTGGTGGCTTTCAGCAATTTACTCTACCTGAGCTTCTCCTTGCTGCTTCACCGCCGAGTGACGGGGTCAGCCTAGCTGCCATGACATCCGCGATGAGCTGGTGGTGGGCGGGTGCGGTGGGTGCCGTCAAGAAGAGCCAGGACGAGCGCGCCGCGTCCTCCTTTCAGAGTGTCGCCCTCGTCGTCGGATCTACCGGCATCGTCGGCACCTCGCTGGTCGACATACTCCCGCGCGACGACACCCCCGGCGGACCCTGGAAGGTGTACGCCGTCTCCCGTCGCCCGCTCCCTCCCTGGTGCCCGCCGCCCTCCCCCGCCATCACGCATCTGTACCTCGACCTGGCCGACCCGGCGGCCGTAGCGGAGGCTCTCACACCGCTCACCGACATCAGTCATGTCTTCTACGCCGCGTGGTCCAGCCACCCGACGGAGGCTCAGAATCGGGAGGCCAACTCCGCCATGCTCCGCAACGTGCTGTCTGTCGTCGTCCCGGGCTGCCCCGCGCTCGCCCACGTCTGCCTCCAGACCGGACGCAAGCACTACGTCGGCCCCTTCGAGGCCGTCGGCAAGCTAGGTGTCCCAGACCCGCCCTACACCGAGGACATGCCCCGCCTGGATTACCCCAACTTCTACTACGACCTGGAGGATACCCTCTTCGATGAGGTCTCCCGCCGCGACGGCGCCGTCAGCTGGTCTGTGCACCGTCCTTCCGTGGTCTTTGGGTTCTCTGCCCGGAGCGCCATGAATATCGTCGCCAGCCTATGCGTCTATGCTGCCATCTGCCGCAAGGAGGGCGCCGTGCTGAGATGGCCTGGCTGCAGGGTCGCCTGGGAGGGTTTCAGCGACGCCTCGGATGCGGACCTCATCGCCGAGCACGAGATCTGGGCAGCCGTGGATCCGTTCGCAAAGAATGAAGCTTTCAATTGCAGCAATGGGGATGTGTTCAAGTGGAAGCAGCTCTGGCCGATGCTGGCCGATCGTTTCGGGGTGGAATGGGCAGGGTATGAGGGAGAGGGCAGCCGGTTCGTGCTCGCCGACGCCATGGCGGGGAAGGAGGCCGTGTGGGCGGAGATTCTCCGGGAGAATGAGCTTGTCACGACGGGGCTCCATGAGATCGCCAATTGGTGGTTCGTCGACGCCATGTTCAATGTTGAGATCGAGCATCTGGATAGCATGAACAAGAGCAAGGAGCATGGATTCCTCGGCTTCCGTAACACGGCCAGCTCCTTCAACGCATGGATTGACAAGATGAAGGTTCTCAAGATTGTTCCGTGATGCTTTTATA is from Triticum aestivum cultivar Chinese Spring chromosome 3A, IWGSC CS RefSeq v2.1, whole genome shotgun sequence and encodes:
- the LOC123059503 gene encoding (S)-8-oxocitronellyl enol synthase ISY1-like encodes the protein MSWWWAGAVGAVKKSQDERAASSFQSVALVVGSTGIVGTSLVDILPRDDTPGGPWKVYAVSRRPLPPWCPPPSPAITHLYLDLADPAAVAEALTPLTDISHVFYAAWSSHPTEAQNREANSAMLRNVLSVVVPGCPALAHVCLQTGRKHYVGPFEAVGKLGVPDPPYTEDMPRLDYPNFYYDLEDTLFDEVSRRDGAVSWSVHRPSVVFGFSARSAMNIVASLCVYAAICRKEGAVLRWPGCRVAWEGFSDASDADLIAEHEIWAAVDPFAKNEAFNCSNGDVFKWKQLWPMLADRFGVEWAGYEGEGSRFVLADAMAGKEAVWAEILRENELVTTGLHEIANWWFVDAMFNVEIEHLDSMNKSKEHGFLGFRNTASSFNAWIDKMKVLKIVP